A stretch of the Azorhizobium caulinodans ORS 571 genome encodes the following:
- a CDS encoding glutathione S-transferase family protein: protein MQIWGRGNSTNVRKVLWCAAELGLAYEHVNAGGAFGLVNEPAYRAMNPNGLVPCLKDGDLVLWESNVIVRYLARQYGQEPFAPKDAKAWAGADKWMDWASLSFGAPFRDVFWNLVRLPPEQRNMAEVARGTEQCARLMTLADAALAETPYLSGRDLGIGDIPLGCIAYGWFSMPIERPELPHLAAWYARLTERPAFQSAVMTPLT from the coding sequence GTGCAGATCTGGGGTCGCGGAAATTCAACCAATGTTCGCAAGGTGCTGTGGTGCGCGGCCGAGCTCGGCCTCGCCTATGAGCACGTCAATGCCGGCGGCGCGTTCGGTCTCGTCAACGAGCCGGCCTATCGCGCCATGAACCCCAACGGTCTTGTGCCCTGCCTGAAGGACGGGGATCTGGTGCTGTGGGAATCGAACGTCATCGTGCGCTATCTCGCCCGCCAATACGGGCAGGAGCCCTTTGCCCCGAAGGACGCGAAGGCGTGGGCGGGCGCCGACAAATGGATGGACTGGGCGTCCCTGTCCTTCGGCGCGCCGTTCCGGGATGTCTTCTGGAACCTGGTCCGCCTGCCGCCCGAGCAGCGGAACATGGCGGAGGTGGCACGCGGCACCGAGCAGTGCGCCCGGCTTATGACCCTCGCGGATGCGGCCCTCGCCGAGACGCCCTATCTCTCCGGCCGCGACCTCGGCATCGGCGACATTCCGCTCGGCTGCATCGCCTATGGCTGGTTTTCCATGCCGATCGAGCGTCCGGAACTGCCGCATCTGGCGGCCTGGTATGCGCGCCTCACCGAGCGGCCGGCGTTCCAGTCGGCCGTCATGACGCCGCTGACCTGA
- a CDS encoding polysaccharide biosynthesis/export family protein — translation MRKVSGWPLLLPAVALSLSGCESLPQVGPNAQEVVSQSVEQNTQRYEVVDIDNAVLDVVRLRAQDTLYTSFGHSGPARSPLVGVGDFVAVNIWEAGAGGLFSAPVVAGSFTTGSKTATIPDQVVKPSGTISIPYAGEVQAAGRTTEAIQDEIVKALTGKAIQPQVLVTVTKPVSSTVTVTGEVVQGARVPLTAKGDRLLDVIATAGGVRAPVNETFIQLSRGNRTVRVSMERVVSDPRENVFMQPGDVLTVVRDPQVFLAYGATGANAEVPFNSSGITLATALVKAGGLQDNRSDPSGVFVIRYEPEFIARKLRPGSPLVVPGGLTPVVYRLNLRDTNSLFVAQHFPIFNRDVIYVTNAPITDVQKAMQIFVLVSSPATTGASLYTSMK, via the coding sequence ATGCGGAAAGTATCTGGTTGGCCGCTTCTGCTTCCCGCCGTGGCCCTGTCCCTTTCCGGCTGCGAATCCCTGCCACAGGTGGGTCCGAACGCGCAGGAAGTCGTCTCCCAGTCCGTCGAACAGAACACGCAGCGCTATGAAGTTGTCGACATCGACAATGCGGTGCTCGACGTGGTGCGCCTGCGCGCGCAGGACACGCTCTATACCAGCTTCGGTCATTCCGGCCCGGCGCGTTCGCCTCTCGTGGGTGTCGGCGACTTTGTGGCCGTGAACATCTGGGAAGCCGGCGCTGGTGGCCTGTTCTCCGCGCCCGTCGTGGCCGGCAGCTTCACCACCGGCTCCAAGACCGCCACCATTCCCGATCAGGTCGTGAAGCCCTCCGGCACCATTTCCATTCCCTATGCGGGCGAAGTGCAGGCCGCGGGCCGCACCACCGAGGCGATCCAGGACGAGATCGTCAAGGCGCTGACCGGCAAGGCGATCCAGCCGCAGGTGCTGGTCACCGTGACCAAGCCCGTGAGCAGCACCGTCACCGTGACCGGCGAAGTGGTGCAGGGCGCCCGCGTCCCGCTCACCGCCAAGGGCGACCGCCTGCTCGACGTGATCGCCACCGCAGGCGGCGTGCGCGCGCCGGTGAACGAGACCTTCATCCAGCTCTCGCGCGGCAACCGCACGGTGCGCGTGTCGATGGAGCGTGTGGTCAGCGATCCGCGCGAGAACGTCTTTATGCAGCCCGGCGACGTGCTCACCGTGGTGCGCGATCCGCAGGTGTTCCTCGCCTATGGCGCGACGGGCGCGAATGCGGAAGTGCCGTTCAACTCCTCGGGCATCACGCTGGCCACCGCCCTCGTCAAGGCCGGCGGCCTGCAGGACAACCGCTCCGATCCGTCGGGCGTGTTCGTGATTCGCTACGAGCCCGAGTTCATCGCCCGCAAGCTGCGTCCCGGCAGCCCGCTGGTGGTGCCTGGCGGCCTGACCCCCGTGGTGTATCGCCTGAACCTGCGTGACACGAACAGCCTGTTCGTGGCCCAGCACTTCCCGATCTTCAATCGCGACGTGATCTACGTGACCAACGCGCCGATCACCGACGTGCAGAAGGCGATGCAGATCTTCGTCCTGGTGTCCTCGCCGGCCACCACGGGCGCCTCGCTCTACACCTCGATGAAGTGA
- the croR gene encoding 3-hydroxybutyryl-CoA dehydratase, which produces MFPELRLLCFEDLATGMTETLTKTIASSDVVGFAEVTGDRNPIHLSEHFAARTPFGTRIAHGLYTASLISAVLGTRLPGPGAVYISQTLNFRAPVKIGDTVEVKVEVAELIPERRRARLACTCRVGEEVVLDGEAWVKVPPRSETERSPLARPAAG; this is translated from the coding sequence ATGTTCCCCGAGCTTCGCCTTCTGTGCTTCGAGGATCTGGCCACCGGCATGACCGAGACCCTCACGAAGACCATCGCCTCCTCCGACGTGGTGGGCTTCGCCGAGGTGACGGGGGATCGCAATCCCATCCATCTGTCCGAGCATTTCGCTGCCCGCACGCCCTTCGGCACCCGCATCGCCCACGGCCTCTATACGGCGAGCCTCATCTCGGCCGTGCTCGGGACCCGCCTGCCGGGGCCGGGCGCGGTCTATATCTCCCAGACCCTGAACTTCCGCGCCCCGGTGAAGATCGGCGACACGGTGGAGGTGAAGGTCGAGGTGGCCGAACTCATCCCCGAGCGGCGCCGCGCCCGTCTCGCCTGCACCTGCCGGGTCGGCGAGGAGGTGGTGCTGGACGGTGAAGCCTGGGTGAAGGTGCCGCCGCGCAGCGAGACCGAGCGCTCGCCCCTGGCTCGCCCTGCTGCCGGCTGA
- a CDS encoding Lrp/AsnC ligand binding domain-containing protein, whose product MSALDRTDKKILQILQKDGRISGVELAEQVGLSPTSAGERLKRLQRDGFVSGFGARLDPQKLGLGFLVFIEVHLDKTTPDAFERFARAVRLAPEVLECHMVAGGFDYLLKVRLPDMTAYRRFLGNVLLGFPGVRETRSYAVMEEVKSDAPLPV is encoded by the coding sequence ATGAGCGCGCTGGACCGCACTGACAAAAAAATCCTCCAGATCCTTCAAAAGGATGGGCGCATTTCCGGCGTCGAGCTGGCGGAGCAGGTGGGGCTTTCGCCCACCAGCGCCGGCGAGCGGCTGAAGCGGCTCCAGCGGGACGGCTTCGTCTCGGGTTTCGGCGCACGGCTTGATCCGCAAAAGCTGGGGCTGGGGTTCCTCGTCTTCATCGAGGTGCATCTCGACAAGACGACGCCGGACGCCTTCGAGCGCTTCGCCCGCGCGGTGCGTCTCGCGCCCGAGGTGCTCGAATGCCACATGGTGGCCGGCGGCTTCGATTATCTGCTGAAGGTGCGCCTGCCCGACATGACCGCCTACCGCCGCTTCCTTGGCAACGTCCTGCTGGGATTCCCCGGCGTGCGCGAGACCCGTTCCTACGCGGTGATGGAAGAGGTGAAGAGCGACGCGCCGCTGCCCGTGTGA
- the putA gene encoding bifunctional proline dehydrogenase/L-glutamate gamma-semialdehyde dehydrogenase PutA: MPAPTSPVSASLPPSPMPPFEAPFAPDDVALARPLLAQGTLAPEAEARIDALAARLITAIRKGSNAGGVGGIEEVLREYALSTKEGLALMTLAEALLRVPDSATADRLIEDKLAQGDFLNHDSRSSALLVNASSWALGVTARVIQPGETPEGVLGKLAKRIGLPAVRTATRQAMKVLGNHFVLGQTIHAALDRAESASGRAYRYSFDMLGEGARTFTDAKRYFDSYATAIDDIGRRAGNMKLPDRPGISVKLSALHPRYDAVNRERVLIELVPQVIELARKAKAYDLNFTIDAEEADRLELSLDVIDAVLADPGLAGWDGFGLAIQAYQKRAAAVIDHMAALAERLDRRLMLRLVKGAYWDTEVKRAQERGLDDYPVFTRKAMTDLNYMACARKLLALRPRIFPQFATHNALTIATITELSGGTGGFEFQRLHGMGDAAHGERLAAHPDVGCRTYAPVGGHRDLLAYLVRRLLENGANSSFVSVAGDPDVPVSDLLRRPATLIGNAEEARNRHIPLPPDLFGPGRRNSHGVELGCRSVLAATLTDIAGHRREVTASTLIDGVAHAGATRTVVSPIDGSAIGRVVEADAATADAAVAAALKGFVAWDRTPASERSARLRRAADLLEARQAAFLALLQDEAGKTLDDGISEVREAVDFLRYYAGEAERLCGAGETLPGPTGESNVLRLRGRGVFVAISPWNFPLAIFLGQVSAALAAGNAVVAKPAEQTPLIAFEAVRLLHEAGVPASALHLVTGDGLIGARLVEAPKVAGVVFTGSTEVARIINRTLAGKDGPIVPLIAETGGINAMIVDATALPEQVSDDVVTSAFRSAGQRCSALRILFVQEDVADKMIEMIVGAADALKVGDPRDASVHVGPVIDAEAKAKLEAHIRALTGTARVHYAGTAPTRGTYVAPHVFELKQAADLKDEVFGPVLHVVRFKAGGIDGVLDAIAATGYGLTLGLHTRIDSLVEKVTERLPVGNVYVNRNIIGAVVGVQPFGGHGLSGTGPKAGGPHYLLRFASEQTVTINTSAAGGNAALMTQGE, from the coding sequence ATGCCTGCCCCCACATCCCCCGTTTCCGCCTCCCTCCCGCCGTCGCCCATGCCGCCCTTCGAGGCGCCGTTCGCGCCCGACGACGTGGCCCTTGCCCGGCCGCTGCTCGCGCAGGGCACGCTGGCGCCGGAAGCCGAGGCCCGTATCGACGCCCTCGCCGCCCGGCTCATCACCGCCATCCGCAAGGGCAGCAATGCGGGTGGCGTCGGCGGCATCGAGGAGGTGCTGCGCGAATACGCCCTGTCCACCAAGGAGGGGCTGGCGCTGATGACGCTGGCGGAAGCGCTGCTGCGGGTCCCCGATTCCGCCACCGCCGACCGGCTGATCGAGGACAAGCTGGCGCAGGGCGACTTCCTGAACCACGATTCGCGATCGAGCGCCCTGCTGGTGAATGCCTCGTCCTGGGCGCTCGGCGTCACCGCCCGCGTCATCCAGCCGGGCGAGACGCCGGAAGGCGTGCTGGGCAAGCTCGCCAAGCGCATCGGCCTTCCGGCGGTGCGCACCGCCACGCGGCAGGCCATGAAGGTGCTGGGCAATCACTTCGTGCTCGGCCAGACCATCCATGCGGCCCTCGACCGGGCGGAATCCGCGAGCGGACGGGCCTATCGCTATTCCTTCGACATGCTGGGCGAGGGCGCGCGTACCTTCACCGATGCCAAGCGCTATTTCGACAGCTACGCCACCGCCATCGACGACATCGGCCGCCGCGCCGGCAACATGAAGCTGCCCGACCGGCCCGGCATCTCGGTGAAGCTCTCCGCCCTCCACCCGCGCTATGACGCGGTGAACCGGGAGCGCGTCCTCATCGAACTGGTGCCGCAGGTCATCGAGCTCGCCCGCAAGGCGAAGGCCTATGACCTCAATTTCACCATTGATGCGGAGGAGGCCGACCGGCTCGAACTCTCCCTCGACGTGATCGACGCGGTTCTCGCCGATCCCGGCCTTGCGGGCTGGGACGGCTTCGGCCTGGCCATCCAGGCCTATCAGAAGCGCGCGGCGGCGGTGATCGACCATATGGCGGCGCTGGCCGAGCGGCTGGACCGCCGGCTGATGCTGCGCCTCGTGAAGGGTGCCTATTGGGATACGGAAGTTAAGCGCGCGCAGGAGCGCGGGCTCGACGACTACCCCGTCTTCACCCGCAAGGCGATGACGGACCTCAATTACATGGCCTGCGCCCGCAAGCTCCTGGCGCTGCGGCCGCGCATCTTCCCGCAGTTCGCCACCCACAATGCGCTGACCATCGCCACCATCACCGAACTCTCCGGCGGCACCGGCGGCTTCGAGTTCCAGCGCCTGCACGGCATGGGCGATGCAGCCCATGGGGAGCGGCTCGCTGCCCATCCGGATGTGGGCTGCCGCACCTATGCCCCCGTGGGCGGGCATCGCGACCTGCTCGCCTATCTGGTGCGCCGCCTGCTGGAGAACGGCGCCAATTCCTCCTTCGTCTCCGTGGCCGGCGATCCGGACGTGCCGGTGAGCGATCTCCTGCGCCGCCCGGCCACCCTCATCGGCAATGCGGAGGAAGCCCGCAACCGCCACATCCCGTTGCCGCCGGATCTGTTCGGCCCCGGCCGCCGCAACTCGCACGGGGTGGAACTGGGCTGCCGGTCGGTGCTGGCCGCGACGCTGACGGACATCGCGGGCCACCGCCGCGAGGTCACGGCATCAACGCTCATTGATGGTGTGGCCCATGCGGGCGCGACCCGTACGGTGGTCAGCCCCATCGACGGAAGCGCCATCGGCCGCGTGGTGGAGGCGGATGCGGCCACGGCGGATGCGGCAGTCGCCGCCGCGCTGAAGGGCTTTGTGGCCTGGGACCGCACGCCGGCAAGCGAGCGCTCCGCCCGGCTGCGCCGCGCGGCAGACCTTTTGGAGGCCCGGCAGGCAGCCTTCCTCGCGCTCCTTCAGGACGAGGCGGGCAAGACGCTGGATGACGGCATCTCCGAGGTGCGGGAAGCCGTAGACTTCCTGCGCTATTACGCGGGCGAGGCCGAGCGTCTGTGTGGCGCGGGCGAGACGCTGCCCGGCCCCACCGGCGAGAGCAACGTGCTGCGCCTGCGCGGGCGCGGCGTCTTTGTCGCCATCTCGCCCTGGAACTTCCCGCTGGCCATCTTCCTCGGGCAGGTGTCCGCCGCGCTTGCCGCCGGCAATGCCGTGGTGGCCAAGCCCGCCGAACAGACGCCCCTCATCGCCTTCGAAGCGGTGCGGCTGCTGCATGAGGCCGGCGTCCCCGCCTCTGCCCTGCATCTCGTCACCGGCGACGGCCTCATCGGTGCGCGGCTCGTGGAGGCGCCCAAGGTGGCGGGCGTGGTCTTCACCGGCTCCACCGAGGTGGCCCGCATCATCAACCGCACGCTTGCCGGCAAGGACGGCCCCATCGTGCCGCTGATCGCGGAGACGGGTGGCATCAACGCCATGATCGTGGATGCCACGGCCCTGCCGGAACAGGTGTCCGATGACGTGGTGACCTCCGCCTTCCGCTCCGCCGGCCAGCGCTGCTCGGCCCTGCGCATCCTGTTCGTGCAGGAGGACGTGGCGGACAAGATGATCGAGATGATCGTCGGCGCCGCCGATGCGCTGAAGGTGGGCGATCCGCGCGACGCCTCGGTGCATGTGGGGCCGGTGATCGATGCCGAGGCCAAGGCCAAGCTGGAGGCGCACATCCGGGCACTGACTGGCACCGCTCGTGTCCATTATGCCGGCACCGCGCCGACGCGCGGCACCTATGTGGCCCCGCACGTCTTCGAGCTGAAGCAGGCGGCGGACCTGAAGGACGAGGTCTTCGGCCCCGTCCTCCACGTGGTGCGCTTCAAGGCGGGCGGCATCGACGGCGTGCTCGATGCCATCGCCGCCACCGGCTACGGCCTCACGCTCGGCCTCCACACCCGCATCGACAGCCTGGTGGAGAAGGTCACGGAGCGCCTGCCGGTGGGCAATGTCTATGTGAACCGCAACATCATCGGTGCGGTGGTGGGGGTGCAGCCCTTCGGCGGCCACGGCCTTTCCGGCACCGGCCCGAAGGCCGGCGGACCGCACTATCTGCTGCGCTTCGCCAGCGAGCAGACCGTGACCATCAACACGTCCGCCGCCGGCGGCAATGCGGCGCTGATGACGCAAGGCGAGTAA